One segment of Primulina tabacum isolate GXHZ01 chromosome 14, ASM2559414v2, whole genome shotgun sequence DNA contains the following:
- the LOC142525444 gene encoding uncharacterized protein LOC142525444, whose protein sequence is MKGSGLISMFLLLVVIGTAASGYASKGSTSSNPGMTWVQSNEKAVASPFKFRKLKDEMDPWVSNDACEINLEDYRPINPVPSSKASIRPGPVQHGTPLMPYIPKPEPSPPPSQLKHGGHP, encoded by the exons ATGAAGGGTTCTGGATTAATATCAATGTTTTTGTTGTTGGTGGTAATTGGAACTGCTGCTTCTGGTTACGCCAGTAAAGGGAGTACCTCTTCAAATCCTG GTATGACTTGGGTGCAGAGCAATGAGAAAGCAGTGGCATCTCCTTTCAAATTTAGAAAACTTAAG GATGAAATGGATCCTTGGGTCTCAAATGATGCCTGCGAAATCAACTTGGAAGATTATCGTCCTATCAATCCAGTTCCGAGTTCGAAGGCTTCCATTCGACCCGGACCTGTCCAGCATGGTACCCCGTTGATGCCATACATCCCCAAACCAGAACCTTCTCCTCCTCCCTCTCAACTCAAGCATGGTGGGCATCCTTAG
- the LOC142525443 gene encoding LOB domain-containing protein 37-like: protein MSCNGCRVLRRGCSDHCILKPCLDWIETPQAQANATLFVSKFFGRSDLMSFISAVPQHRRPALFQSLLFEACGRSVNPVNGAVGLLSTGNWNICQAAVETVLSGGSLRPLPAGILPSKSDEDQLSAKLLVHGTNGIAITEYPPWGRGGENTASFVSGLSEISPEIGRDKVKKKVGNKEPKLLNLFA, encoded by the exons ATGAGCTGCAATGGCTGCAGAGTTCTGAGGAGAGGTTGCAGCGACCACTGCATACTAAAGCCGTGTTTGGATTGGATCGAAACCCCACAAGCCCAAGCCAACGCAACCCTCTTCGTTTCAAAATTCTTCGGCCGCAGCGACCTCATGTCCTTCATCTCCGCCGTCCCTCAACACCGTAGACCCG CTCTGTTTCAATCTCTGCTGTTTGAGGCATGTGGGCGTTCCGTGAACCCAGTGAACGGGGCGGTGGGGCTGTTGTCCACGGGGAATTGGAACATCTGCCAGGCGGCAGTGGAGACAGTTCTCTCCGGCGGATCTCTGAGGCCGTTGCCCGCCGGAATCCTGCCTTCGAAATCTGACGAAGATCAATTAAGTGCTAAGCTCCTAGTGCATGGAACCAACGGCATCGCCATCACAGAATATCCACCATGGGGTCGCGGCGGGGAGAACACGGCATCTTTCGTGTCCGGACTATCCGAAATATCACCGGAAATAGGAAGAGATAAGGTTAAGAAGAAGGTTGGTAACAAAGAGCCAAAGCTACTCAACCTTTTTGCATAA
- the LOC142525311 gene encoding zinc finger protein ZAT10-like, with product MALEALNSPTAPDKSFHFDSNPSLSYLESWTKGKRSKRPRSVDERQEPTEEEYLALCLIMLARGGGGPSNASTSTSPTTSQIVKHLQPLTRPPPLQPVKLVYKCSVCDKAFGSYQALGGHKASHRKLGGGDEQSTTSATTATATTTTNSAAGSGKTHECSICHKRFPTGQALGGHKRCHYEGGAATNHATARAGSSGVTSSEGVGSTITHRDFDLNLPASPELRPGFGSGIEDEAESPHPAKKSRLSLPLKMEIF from the coding sequence ATGGCGCTTGAAGCTTTGAACTCACCCACCGCTCCTGACAAGTCGTTTCATTTCGACAGCAATCCCAGTTTAAGCTATCTTGAGTCTTGGACCAAAGGCAAGCGATCCAAGCGTCCGCGCAGTGTCGACGAACGTCAAGAGCCCACGGAGGAGGAGTACTTGGCTCTTTGTCTCATTATGCTCGCTCGCGGTGGTGGCGGACCATCTAATGCTTCTACTTCTACTTCTCCCACTACATCACAGATTGTTAAGCACTTACAGCCTCTGACTCGGCCTCCACCGCTTCAGCCGGTTAAATTGGTCTACAAGTGTTCCGTATGTGACAAGGCATTTGGGTCCTACCAAGCTTTGGGGGGGCACAAGGCCAGCCATCGCAAGCTCGGCGGTGGGGATGAGCAGTCGACTACCTCCGCCACCACCGCCACAGCCACCACCACAACTAACTCTGCGGCGGGAAGCGGGAAGACCCACGAGTGCTCGATCTGCCACAAGCGCTTTCCCACAGGGCAGGCTTTGGGAGGCCACAAGCGATGCCACTACGAAGGCGGTGCGGCAACCAACCACGCCACCGCTCGTGCGGGAAGCAGCGGGGTGACGTCTTCGGAAGGTGTGGGCTCCACGATTACTCACAGGGACTTCGATTTGAACTTGCCAGCTTCGCCGGAATTACGGCCGGGTTTCGGCTCCGGGATTGAAGACGAAGCAGAAAGCCCCCACCCCGCGAAGAAATCCCGTCTATCGCTGCCACTGAAGATGGAAATCTTTTGA